The following DNA comes from Rhizobium lusitanum.
GGCCTGGGGATAGGGATTGGCCGCCGCATAGAGGAAATGGCGACCGAAAAAGCCACCCAGCAGCGGGCTGTGAATCTTGACCTTCGACGGATCGAGGCCGGTCGACTTGGCGATCGCCGCCTGGAACATTTCGGGGGCCTGATTGGGTATCCAGAGCTCCAGCGTTCCATCATCATTGAACCGCGCCAGCGCCGACGGCGGCTCCAACTGCGCATGATGAACATATTGGCTGTGATAGGTGGCGGAAACGACTGTCTTGGCGCTGGCCAAAACGCTCGCAGCATCGCCTTCCTTCTCCGCGTCCTTGCCATCCCCAGCTTCATTGGCAAGACGATTGCTAAAGGCGGCAGTGGAAAAATCCGCCGGCATGTTGCGCGCGCCCGGTATGAGCGGCTGCGCGCCCGGCTCGTTCCAATCGACCTGCAGCGCTTCTACCGCACGCTTGGCGTTCCACCATCTTTCCGCGACAACCGCGACGGCACCGGGCAACCGATGGACCGAATGCACGCCGGCCATCGCCTTGACGTCTGCTTCGTTGCGGATGTTGCCGACCGACAGGCCTAGGCGTGGCGCATGCTGGACGGCGGCATGCAGCATGCCGTCGACCTTGCAATCGATGGCATAGATGGCCCTGCCAGTTGACTTATCGAGAACATCGAGCCGTTTCACCGGCTTGCCAATCCAGCGGAACTGGCTGCGCTCCTTGAGCGTCACACTTTCCGGAGCCGGCACGGGAAGGCTCATCGCATCCGTGGCGACGTCGCCATACGCAAGCTTGCGGCCGGACGCGGTATGGATGACCTGGCCCGGCTCGGTTGTCAGCTCACCGACAGGAACCTTCAGGCGCGTTGCGGCTGCCTCAAGGATCATCGCACGCGCAAGGGCGCCCAGCCGACGCATCGTGTCATAGCTCATACGCACCGACATGCTGCCGCCGGTGATGCGCATCTTGCCGCCGATGACCAGATAATCCGAGCCCGTCGGCGCGTTTTCCACGATGAACGAACTGGGATCCATGTCGAGCTCTTCGCCGACGATCTGCGCCATGGCCGTAAAGACGCCCTGCCCGCCTTCGACGAAGGGGCTCATGAAGCGCACGGTATTATCAGGCCGAATTTCAAGAAACGCGGGAACCCGCGTGCCCGGCGCCATGGCGCTTGTCGCCTGTTGTGCCCGCGCGGTGCCGGCGGGTATCCCGAACCCAAGCACCAGGGCGCCGGTCATCGTTCCCGCGGCGCCGAGAAGAAAGCCCCGGCGAGAAATGTTGACTGGCGCTCCATCGGGAAATTCGCCTTCCAAAGCGAGTTTACGGTCGATCTCGTTCATAGCGTTTCCACCTTCTGGCCGGAGAGCTCCTGGACGGCAGCCTTGATCGAGTTGTAGGTTCCGCATCGACAGAGATTGATCATCGCAGCCGCTATATCTTCTTCAGACGGTTTGGCCGTCTGCTTGAGCAGCGCCGTCGCCGCCATGACCTGACCCGACTGACAGTAGCCACACTGGGGGACCTGATGCTCGACCCAGGCGGCCACGACCTTCTTGCCGACGGGATCATTCTCGATCGCTTCGATCGTGGTGATATTTCGACCCACCACGCTCTCCACCGGCGTCACGCAGGAACGGACGATCTCGCCGTCTACAAGGACGGAACAGGCACCGCATTGAGCCAGACCGCAGCCATATTTGGTGCCGGTTAGTCCGAGTTCATCACGGATCACCCAGAGAAGCGGCGTGTCGTTACCCGACTCGACCTGATAGATTTGATTGTTGATTTGAAGTCTCATGGCTCTTCCTCGGGATTTGACACGACGGTGAACGCAGGCGTTATATTAGTATTGGCTATCTAGGTTGTGCGATCAATTATCGGTGACCACAAAAGCTCACCCGGATCCGGCTGGGTAAGCTCCACTTGCGATTTACATTCCCGTTTGAATTGCCTGTCACAGCTCGTGATGCCCGCTATGGATTCAAACGGCATTGTAACGGAATAGGTCGCCTTCATTAATACCGGAAATCGGCATACGCTTATGAAACAGGCTCATAAATCGACCCGCCGCTTCGCGTCCGCGCCTATCCTTCCTGACTGGCGAGCCTGAACGGTCCCGACCGCCTCTTTCGCCTGCTCGCCCTTGCAGGTGTTTGCACATGACCCTCCTGCGGCAGGGAGATGACCGCCTTGAGGCCAGGGTCGTTGGGAGTGAGCTGAATGTCGCCGCCGTGCTGCCTTGCAATGGCGCGGGCGATCGACAAGCCCAGCCCAACACCACCGGTATCCCTGCTTCGAGAGGCCTCCAGACGGAAGAAGGGGGCGAAGACCTTCTCCCTCATGTTCTCGGGAATGCCGGGACCATTGTCTTCCACCACGATATCGATGGTGGTGGCTGAATGGAGGATATAGACCTTCGCATGGCCGCCGTAGCGCGCCGCATTTTCGGTGAGGTTTCGCACCGCGCGGCGCAGCCCGTCCGGCCGGCACCGGTAGGTCGTCTTCGGCCCCTCGATATATTCCACCGGCAGGCCGAGATCGGCAAGGTCGTCGCAGATGCTGCCGACCAGCGCCTCCAGTTCTATGGCGCGCGTTTCCTCCGCCGTGGACTCTCCGCGCGCAAAGGAAATGGCAGCCTCCGTCATGCTTTGAAGCTCGTCGATCGTCGACAGCATCTTCTGCTGGATGTCGGCGTCCTTGACGAACTCGGCCCTGAGCCGCAACGAGGTCAGCGGCGTTCGGAGATCGTGGCCGATCGCGGCCAGCATCCGGGTGCGATCATCGACAAAGCGATGAAGACGCTCCTGCATTTTGTTGAATGCCTCGGCGGTGCGTCTGATATCGTCGGGACCGTTTTCAGGCAGAGGCGGGAGGTTTTCACCCCTGCCCAAGGCTTCCGCCGAAAGCGCGAGACGCCTCAGCGGACGCGCGATACGACTGGCGATGAACACCCCGAGGAGCGACAGGATCAGTGCGGTTGTCGTCAGCGAAGTGAGTGATTTCAAACTCCACCACTGGTCGATGTCGGCCTTGTAGAAAGCCGTGTTCAGCCAGACGCCGTCGCCAAGTTTAATCACTAGCCCATATCCATTGCGGTCGCCGAAGTAGACGAACTTGGCAGGTTGCGGCGAGCTCCATAGAACCGGCGGCGGCGTGGTCCATCTAATGGATGCATCTGCCGCCGTCACATCTTCGGACATCAGGCGCCCTGCTTTGGGATTCGAGCGAAAACCATACTTTCCGGTGAGATCGATGAAGTTTTCGATCGGGCGGGTCAATTCCGTTGCCGCGCGGGCTCGCCATGCATTGGCGTCGGTCGGCTCTTCCGTCGAGAGCCAGAATCGGGAATAGCTGGTCTCGCTGGCAAGAAGAGCCTGCTCGCGCAGCGGTTCGGGCACGGATTCCATCAGCCGCGTGACCGAGGCGCACCTGCTGAAGAACTCGCTTTTCATCGCCGCATGCAACGCCTTGGTTCGCTCGTCCCAGGAGATCACGAATGTCAGGGCCTGCGAGACCACGAGTGCAAGCAGGGTGAACCCTATGAATTGCGCGGCAAGGCTTCTTCTCCACCAGTAGATCATTCGAACCCCACATCCACCGACAGGCTGTAACCGCCACCCCAATGCGTCTTGATGACCGACGGATTTTTCGGGTCCGGCTCGATCTTCTTGCGCAGCCGGCTCACCTGATTGTCGATGCTCCTGTCGAAAATATCGGCTGTCTTCCCGACAGTCAGGTCGAGAAGCTGCTCGCGACTGAGAACCAGGCCGGGACGTTCGAGGAACACTCTCAAAAGCCTGAACTCCGCCGTGCTGAGCGGAATACCGACGCCGTCATCTCCGGAAAGTTCCTGCCGGCCCATATTGACGCGCCAGTTCCCGACGCGGACGACCTTTGCCTTTTTCAGCGTTTCCCGTTGCTGGTGCGGCACGCTGTTTGCCCGGCGCAAGACGGCCCTGATCCGCGCCAGCAGCTCGCGTGGATTGAACGGTTTTATGAGATAGTCGTCAGCGCCGAGTTCGAGGCCGATGATGCGGTCGGTATCCTCGGTCATCGCCGTGAGGAATATAATCGGAACATCCATCGTCGCCCGCAGGTGGCGGCAGACGGAGAGGCCATCCTCGCCGGGCATCATGACGTCGAGAACGACGAGGTCGACCGAACTGCGCTCAAGAATCCGCCTGAGTGCCGCACCACTGTCGGCCACGCTCACCTTGTAGCCCTGCTGCTCAAGATACTGGCCGACAAGGTCTCTTATGTCCGCGTGGTCATCGACGACAGCGATATGCG
Coding sequences within:
- a CDS encoding (2Fe-2S)-binding protein, with translation MRLQINNQIYQVESGNDTPLLWVIRDELGLTGTKYGCGLAQCGACSVLVDGEIVRSCVTPVESVVGRNITTIEAIENDPVGKKVVAAWVEHQVPQCGYCQSGQVMAATALLKQTAKPSEEDIAAAMINLCRCGTYNSIKAAVQELSGQKVETL
- a CDS encoding response regulator, with the translated sequence MQKAAHIAVVDDHADIRDLVGQYLEQQGYKVSVADSGAALRRILERSSVDLVVLDVMMPGEDGLSVCRHLRATMDVPIIFLTAMTEDTDRIIGLELGADDYLIKPFNPRELLARIRAVLRRANSVPHQQRETLKKAKVVRVGNWRVNMGRQELSGDDGVGIPLSTAEFRLLRVFLERPGLVLSREQLLDLTVGKTADIFDRSIDNQVSRLRKKIEPDPKNPSVIKTHWGGGYSLSVDVGFE
- a CDS encoding ATP-binding protein — translated: MIYWWRRSLAAQFIGFTLLALVVSQALTFVISWDERTKALHAAMKSEFFSRCASVTRLMESVPEPLREQALLASETSYSRFWLSTEEPTDANAWRARAATELTRPIENFIDLTGKYGFRSNPKAGRLMSEDVTAADASIRWTTPPPVLWSSPQPAKFVYFGDRNGYGLVIKLGDGVWLNTAFYKADIDQWWSLKSLTSLTTTALILSLLGVFIASRIARPLRRLALSAEALGRGENLPPLPENGPDDIRRTAEAFNKMQERLHRFVDDRTRMLAAIGHDLRTPLTSLRLRAEFVKDADIQQKMLSTIDELQSMTEAAISFARGESTAEETRAIELEALVGSICDDLADLGLPVEYIEGPKTTYRCRPDGLRRAVRNLTENAARYGGHAKVYILHSATTIDIVVEDNGPGIPENMREKVFAPFFRLEASRSRDTGGVGLGLSIARAIARQHGGDIQLTPNDPGLKAVISLPQEGHVQTPARASRRKRRSGPFRLASQEG